A genomic segment from Thermotoga neapolitana DSM 4359 encodes:
- the argR gene encoding arginine repressor: protein MKVSKKRRQELIKKIIHEKRISNQFQIVEELKKYGIKAVQPTIARDLKEIGAVKIMDESGNYVYRLLDETPVIDPWKELKRNFKSFVESIDRAGNLIVIKTIPGTASGIARVIDRLDIDEIVGTLAGDDTIFVAVRDPESCEKIVEKLSSIL from the coding sequence TTGAAGGTGTCGAAAAAAAGAAGACAGGAACTCATAAAAAAGATCATACACGAAAAAAGAATAAGCAACCAGTTTCAAATCGTCGAGGAGTTGAAAAAATACGGTATAAAGGCCGTTCAACCCACCATCGCCCGGGATCTAAAAGAAATCGGAGCGGTGAAGATAATGGACGAAAGTGGCAATTACGTTTACAGACTCCTGGATGAAACACCAGTGATCGATCCCTGGAAAGAGTTGAAGAGAAACTTCAAGTCCTTCGTTGAAAGCATAGACAGAGCCGGGAACCTCATAGTCATAAAAACGATACCAGGAACTGCCAGCGGGATCGCCCGTGTCATAGACAGGCTCGACATAGACGAGATTGTTGGAACACTGGCAGGAGATGACACCATATTCGTTGCTGTGCGAGATCCGGAAAGCTGTGAGAAAATCGTGGAAAAACTCTCGTCTATACTCTGA
- a CDS encoding efflux RND transporter permease subunit, which yields MKLAEISSKRPIAILMLLAAIVFLGFISFQHLKLDLLPQIEYPYAVVLTTYMGAGAEEVEELVTSPLEKYISSTPGVRRFTSMSMDSVSFILVEFEWNVKTTDAVGRLSRYVDLASRELPGEAKPVVVEFDPSLLPVYAFSTEEDYEEVVSKIRRLPDVASVEVMGEPKKIVEIVLDHEKIKKFDVDPSLIETILSGNLVYPFGYVKDSEGNIYSVSVDGRFENLDDLKNTIVGFRGVKYQSLLRGEIPKILIPVRLKNIAEVKIVEEGVQGEVRVNGKKASLIAIYKRSGANTVKTVREIKKILSNSGIDYIEAMNQAYYTERAIDNLLKNLFYGFVAAFVVVLIFLKDLTSTFVTSFSIPLSLTVTFVFLYAFGLNLDTLTLGGLIMALGMLVDNSIVVFENIYRHRSLGKSISDAAREGTGEVWLAILASTLTTVSVFLPIVFFTGFVVRLFKYFALAFVFALSSSLFVSTVIVPAGTRWIKPRKGKLSQKLQESYRRALEWCMNRKGLVLAVAFTLVIVSAVFLLSKPMGFLPSFQTNLMVIDVKLPPQSSYEKTSEAVQKIEEYLNEHRSTYNISSFYSEVGITSEYSQIMGRGQNEARIMVNLGGSRREFAKNREKLKEAISSLKIPEAKIEVLEQSQQLYEVLGYPITVEIRGEDLSLIQEKAEEIFERLKNLPEVEKIQIRNSYEKSVVHVRIDRNKSLMNGVVAGQVFLDLQTYMLGKNIGTLKTSEGTLPIVLKKAETLSLEDLPRTPLEGLKGEVPLGAIATVTQKTVPSVIDHSDGERVIYVDLVSIEGAIGDVSKEVEEVLSGMNLSGVKVDISGQKEFMDEAFAELRSVVYMAIALVYMILAAQFESFVLPFVIFLTVPFAIVGVAFAVLVNGYSLNVPVLVGLLTLSGTVVNNAIVMLTRIEQIRKEKDLMESVLEGAQSRLRPILMTTFTTIVALLPTALSQGEGAEIESPISWVVIFGLLISMLFTLFVIPVIYTLVRKRIRV from the coding sequence ATGAAACTAGCAGAGATATCATCGAAAAGACCCATAGCAATATTGATGCTACTGGCTGCCATTGTGTTTCTTGGGTTCATCTCCTTTCAACATCTCAAACTGGACCTTCTTCCACAGATCGAGTACCCTTATGCTGTTGTACTGACCACTTACATGGGTGCGGGTGCAGAAGAGGTAGAGGAACTCGTAACCTCCCCCCTTGAAAAGTACATCTCATCTACACCGGGTGTTAGAAGGTTCACCTCCATGTCCATGGATTCTGTTTCTTTCATCCTCGTGGAATTCGAGTGGAACGTGAAAACAACTGACGCCGTGGGAAGACTGTCCAGGTATGTGGATCTTGCCTCACGAGAGCTCCCCGGGGAAGCCAAACCGGTCGTTGTGGAATTCGATCCGTCCCTGCTTCCGGTGTATGCCTTCTCAACTGAGGAAGATTACGAAGAGGTTGTCTCGAAGATCAGAAGGCTTCCAGATGTCGCCAGCGTCGAAGTGATGGGAGAGCCGAAGAAAATCGTTGAAATCGTTCTGGATCACGAGAAGATAAAAAAGTTCGATGTTGATCCTTCACTGATAGAAACCATCCTCTCGGGGAATCTGGTCTATCCGTTTGGATACGTGAAGGATTCTGAGGGGAACATCTATTCTGTCTCTGTCGATGGACGATTCGAAAACCTCGATGATCTGAAGAACACCATCGTGGGTTTCAGAGGAGTAAAGTATCAGTCTTTGCTTCGAGGAGAGATACCAAAAATTTTGATTCCTGTTCGCTTGAAGAACATAGCGGAGGTGAAGATAGTAGAAGAAGGTGTCCAGGGAGAAGTCAGGGTAAACGGAAAGAAAGCATCACTCATCGCCATCTACAAAAGAAGCGGTGCAAACACCGTCAAGACTGTTCGTGAGATAAAGAAAATACTGAGCAATTCCGGAATAGATTATATAGAGGCTATGAACCAGGCTTACTACACCGAAAGAGCCATCGACAACCTGCTTAAAAATCTGTTCTATGGATTCGTAGCAGCGTTCGTGGTGGTTCTGATCTTCTTGAAAGATCTCACCTCTACATTTGTTACATCCTTTTCCATACCGCTTTCTCTCACCGTCACCTTTGTCTTTCTGTATGCGTTCGGGTTAAATCTTGACACGTTGACCCTCGGTGGTCTCATCATGGCTTTGGGAATGTTGGTGGACAACTCCATCGTTGTCTTTGAAAATATATACCGCCATCGTTCTCTGGGAAAGTCCATTTCCGACGCCGCAAGAGAAGGAACGGGAGAAGTCTGGCTGGCAATCCTTGCCTCCACACTCACCACCGTTTCTGTGTTTCTACCCATAGTGTTCTTCACCGGTTTTGTTGTAAGGTTGTTCAAATACTTTGCCCTCGCCTTTGTTTTTGCCCTCTCTTCCTCTCTTTTCGTTTCAACCGTCATCGTTCCAGCCGGTACAAGATGGATAAAACCAAGGAAGGGAAAACTCTCTCAAAAACTTCAGGAGTCCTATCGAAGAGCCCTAGAATGGTGTATGAATAGAAAAGGACTGGTTCTTGCAGTGGCTTTCACCCTAGTTATCGTATCAGCTGTGTTTCTTCTATCAAAACCCATGGGGTTTCTCCCTTCTTTCCAGACAAACCTTATGGTCATAGATGTGAAACTGCCGCCTCAGTCTTCCTACGAAAAGACATCTGAAGCGGTTCAGAAAATAGAAGAATACCTGAACGAACACAGATCCACTTACAACATCTCTTCTTTCTACTCAGAAGTGGGAATAACCAGTGAGTATTCCCAGATAATGGGACGGGGGCAGAACGAGGCAAGGATAATGGTGAACCTTGGAGGAAGCAGAAGAGAATTCGCAAAGAACAGAGAAAAATTGAAAGAAGCCATTTCATCCCTGAAGATACCCGAAGCAAAAATAGAGGTTCTGGAGCAGTCACAGCAGTTATACGAAGTTCTGGGCTATCCGATCACGGTTGAGATAAGAGGGGAAGACCTTTCTCTCATTCAGGAAAAAGCCGAGGAGATATTCGAACGCTTGAAGAACCTTCCCGAGGTTGAAAAGATCCAGATCCGAAACTCTTATGAAAAGAGCGTTGTGCACGTGAGGATAGACAGAAACAAATCCCTCATGAACGGTGTGGTGGCGGGTCAGGTTTTCCTGGACCTGCAAACCTACATGCTTGGAAAGAACATAGGAACTTTGAAAACAAGTGAAGGAACACTGCCGATCGTTCTTAAGAAAGCAGAGACGTTATCTCTGGAGGATCTTCCCAGAACACCCCTTGAGGGATTGAAAGGTGAAGTTCCACTCGGAGCTATCGCAACCGTCACTCAAAAGACCGTTCCTTCGGTGATCGATCACTCCGATGGCGAGCGAGTCATTTACGTGGATCTGGTGAGTATAGAGGGTGCGATAGGTGATGTTTCGAAAGAGGTAGAAGAAGTTCTGAGTGGAATGAACCTCTCAGGTGTTAAGGTGGATATTTCAGGGCAGAAAGAATTCATGGATGAAGCTTTCGCGGAACTCAGGTCTGTGGTTTATATGGCAATAGCCCTTGTCTACATGATACTTGCGGCTCAGTTCGAATCCTTTGTGCTGCCTTTTGTCATATTCCTCACCGTTCCTTTTGCGATCGTCGGAGTTGCTTTTGCCGTACTTGTGAACGGATATTCTCTCAATGTTCCTGTTCTTGTGGGGCTTTTGACCCTCTCGGGAACGGTTGTGAACAACGCCATCGTGATGCTAACCAGGATAGAACAGATAAGAAAGGAAAAAGACCTGATGGAGTCCGTTCTTGAGGGTGCTCAGAGCAGATTGAGACCCATTCTTATGACCACCTTCACAACCATTGTGGCTCTGCTTCCCACCGCGCTGAGCCAGGGAGAGGGTGCAGAGATAGAATCACCCATTTCGTGGGTTGTGATCTTTGGTCTGTTAATATCCATGCTGTTCACACTCTTTGTAATACCCGTGATCTACACCCTCGTGAGAAAACGAATCAGAGTATAG
- the dnaK gene encoding molecular chaperone DnaK, translated as MAEKKEFVVGIDLGTTNSVIAWMKPDGTVEVIPNAEGSRITPSVVAFTKSGEILVGEPAKRQMILNPERTIKSIKRKMGTDYKVRIDDKEYTPQEISAFILKKLKKDAEAYLGGEIKKAVITCPAYFNDAQRQATKEAGIIAGLEVLRIINEPTAAALAYGLDKAGKEQKVLVYDLGGGTFDVSILEIGDGVIEVIATAGNNHLGGDDFDQRLIDWMAEEFKKQHGIDLREDRQALQRLRDAAEKAKIELSTKMETDVSLPFIAVSPSGQPLHLEMRITRSLFESLTRDLVEMTRGPIEQALNDAKLSPQDIDEIILVGGMTRVPMVQRFIKEFFGKEPNKSVNPDEAVAIGAAIQAAILAGTEGAKGRDIVLVDVTPLTLGIEVKGGLFEPIIPRNTKIPVRKSKIFTTVEDGQTEVEIRVYQGERPIARENIFLGSFKLVGIPPAPRGVPQIEVTFDIDSDGIVHVSAKDLGSGKEQSMVVTGRHKLSEEDIKRMIEDAKRYEEQDKRLKEEIELKNRADDLAYSVEKTLREHGDKIPADLKSKLENMIKELRDAINRNDIPRVKMLFDDLQKESMKIGEYLYKSATGGEATNQ; from the coding sequence ATGGCAGAAAAGAAAGAATTCGTTGTTGGTATAGACCTTGGGACAACGAACTCCGTTATTGCCTGGATGAAACCAGATGGCACGGTTGAAGTGATACCGAACGCAGAGGGAAGCAGAATAACCCCTTCTGTGGTTGCCTTCACAAAGAGTGGAGAAATACTCGTGGGAGAGCCCGCAAAGAGACAGATGATACTCAATCCCGAGAGGACAATAAAGTCCATAAAGAGAAAAATGGGAACCGACTACAAAGTCAGAATTGACGATAAAGAATACACCCCTCAGGAGATCAGTGCCTTCATCCTGAAAAAACTCAAGAAAGATGCCGAGGCATACCTCGGAGGCGAAATAAAGAAGGCAGTCATCACCTGTCCTGCTTACTTCAACGACGCTCAGAGGCAGGCCACAAAAGAGGCTGGAATCATAGCCGGGCTTGAGGTGTTGAGGATCATCAACGAACCCACCGCAGCAGCGCTCGCGTACGGTCTGGATAAGGCAGGAAAAGAACAGAAGGTTCTGGTTTACGACCTCGGTGGTGGTACGTTCGATGTCTCCATCCTGGAAATCGGAGATGGTGTCATTGAGGTCATTGCAACCGCTGGTAACAACCATCTCGGAGGAGATGACTTCGATCAGAGACTCATAGACTGGATGGCAGAAGAGTTCAAAAAACAGCATGGAATAGACCTGAGAGAAGATAGACAGGCACTGCAGAGATTGAGGGACGCTGCAGAGAAAGCCAAGATAGAACTTTCAACGAAGATGGAAACAGACGTGAGTCTTCCGTTCATAGCGGTTTCTCCAAGTGGTCAGCCACTTCACCTCGAGATGAGGATCACCAGGAGTCTCTTCGAGTCGCTGACAAGGGACCTCGTCGAGATGACAAGGGGTCCGATAGAACAGGCTCTCAACGATGCGAAACTTTCACCACAGGACATAGACGAGATCATACTCGTTGGTGGAATGACCAGGGTTCCAATGGTCCAGAGGTTCATAAAAGAGTTCTTTGGAAAAGAACCGAACAAGAGTGTCAACCCGGATGAAGCAGTTGCCATTGGTGCAGCGATCCAGGCTGCCATCCTTGCAGGAACAGAGGGTGCAAAAGGAAGAGACATCGTTCTCGTGGATGTAACACCGCTCACACTCGGAATAGAGGTCAAGGGAGGCCTGTTTGAGCCGATCATACCGAGGAACACCAAGATTCCCGTGAGAAAGAGCAAGATCTTCACCACCGTTGAAGACGGACAGACCGAGGTTGAGATCAGGGTCTACCAGGGTGAAAGACCGATCGCCAGAGAAAACATTTTCCTTGGAAGTTTCAAACTCGTCGGTATACCGCCAGCACCGAGGGGTGTTCCTCAGATAGAGGTCACGTTCGACATAGACAGCGATGGAATAGTCCATGTCTCAGCAAAAGACCTTGGTTCTGGAAAAGAGCAATCCATGGTGGTGACCGGAAGACACAAACTCTCCGAAGAAGATATAAAGAGAATGATAGAAGACGCGAAAAGATACGAAGAACAGGATAAGCGTCTCAAAGAAGAGATCGAACTCAAAAACAGGGCAGACGACCTTGCATACAGTGTGGAAAAAACCTTAAGAGAACATGGAGACAAGATACCTGCAGATCTCAAATCCAAGCTCGAGAACATGATCAAGGAACTCAGAGACGCTATCAATAGAAACGACATACCAAGGGTGAAGATGCTCTTCGATGATCTCCAGAAAGAGAGCATGAAAATAGGAGAATACCTCTACAAGTCTGCAACAGGAGGAGAAGCCACAAATCAGTAA
- a CDS encoding Hsp20/alpha crystallin family protein: MLLGRREDIFRPFRELQREIDRLFDEFFKTEIRPSREVFAPDMDVYETDDEVVVEVEVPGLDRKDIKITVEENILKISGEKKIEREQKGRNYYFVERSAGKFERAIRLPDYVDVEKIKAEYKNGVLTVRIPKKEERKKKVIEVEVQE, from the coding sequence ATGCTTCTTGGAAGAAGGGAAGACATCTTCAGACCGTTCAGGGAACTTCAGAGGGAGATCGACAGACTCTTCGATGAATTCTTCAAGACTGAAATCAGACCATCCAGGGAAGTCTTCGCACCGGACATGGACGTGTACGAAACAGACGACGAAGTAGTGGTGGAAGTGGAAGTACCAGGTCTTGACAGAAAAGACATCAAAATAACGGTTGAAGAAAACATTTTGAAGATCTCTGGAGAAAAGAAGATCGAAAGAGAACAGAAAGGTAGGAACTACTACTTCGTCGAAAGAAGTGCGGGTAAGTTCGAAAGGGCCATAAGACTTCCAGACTACGTAGATGTGGAAAAGATCAAAGCAGAGTACAAGAACGGAGTCCTCACAGTCAGAATACCGAAGAAAGAGGAAAGGAAGAAGAAAGTGATCGAGGTGGAGGTTCAGGAGTAA
- a CDS encoding phosphate propanoyltransferase, which produces MITDGIMHKVREVHQLLKKEPGIIVGVSNRHVHLSREDLETLFGKGYELTPVKELRQPGQYAAKETVTIVGPKGAIENVRVLGPVRKETQVEISRTDAFRLGVRPPVRDSGDLEGTPGIVIIGPNGILVKEKGVIIAKRHIHMHPKDAEHYGVKDKDIVKVIVESGDRRLIFDDVLIRVREDFALEFHVDTDEANAAMLNTGDLVYIVEF; this is translated from the coding sequence ATGATAACAGATGGAATAATGCATAAAGTTAGGGAGGTGCATCAATTGCTCAAGAAAGAACCCGGGATAATCGTTGGAGTGAGCAACAGGCACGTTCATCTTTCCAGAGAAGACCTGGAGACACTTTTTGGGAAAGGTTACGAACTCACACCGGTGAAAGAACTCAGACAGCCCGGCCAGTACGCTGCGAAGGAAACCGTCACCATAGTTGGTCCAAAAGGTGCCATTGAAAACGTCCGTGTGCTTGGACCCGTCAGGAAAGAGACCCAGGTGGAGATCTCCAGAACGGATGCATTCAGGCTCGGTGTAAGACCCCCTGTAAGAGACTCGGGGGACCTCGAGGGAACCCCGGGAATCGTCATCATAGGTCCAAACGGGATCCTGGTGAAGGAAAAGGGAGTCATCATAGCGAAAAGACACATACACATGCACCCAAAAGACGCAGAACACTACGGTGTGAAAGACAAGGACATAGTGAAGGTGATCGTTGAAAGCGGAGACAGAAGGCTGATATTCGACGATGTTCTCATAAGGGTGAGGGAAGATTTCGCCCTGGAATTTCATGTGGACACGGACGAGGCAAACGCCGCCATGCTCAACACAGGAGATCTCGTCTACATCGTGGAGTTCTAG
- a CDS encoding sulfite exporter TauE/SafE family protein yields MLFLAFLGGILAGFLNVMAGGGSMITLPILTALGLGIDVANGTNRIAIILQNLVAIERFRSKNVLKAKEALLVSIPTIAGALVGSSVAVQIEKEVLQRIVGVIFLVMAFSLVWKPKIWVEDREVKRNWILIYIVFFLIGIYGGFIQAGVGFLLIPAIALLLGYELVKTNAVKVFIVASYNLVSLIIFFLNGKVNVPYGLVLAFGNMTGAWIAASFSVKKGARWVRWIVFAAVIVVGIRYVF; encoded by the coding sequence GTGCTGTTTCTGGCTTTTCTTGGAGGAATCCTCGCTGGGTTTCTGAACGTGATGGCAGGCGGTGGTTCCATGATAACACTTCCTATACTCACAGCACTTGGCCTGGGAATAGACGTGGCAAATGGCACAAACAGAATAGCGATAATCCTCCAAAACCTCGTTGCCATCGAAAGGTTCAGGTCGAAAAACGTTTTGAAAGCAAAAGAGGCGCTTCTGGTTTCCATACCAACCATCGCAGGAGCACTGGTTGGAAGTTCCGTAGCGGTTCAGATAGAAAAGGAAGTCCTTCAGAGGATCGTGGGTGTTATCTTTCTTGTCATGGCGTTTTCGCTGGTGTGGAAGCCGAAAATCTGGGTGGAAGACAGGGAGGTTAAAAGAAACTGGATTCTCATATACATCGTCTTTTTTTTGATAGGAATATACGGTGGATTCATACAGGCGGGAGTGGGTTTCCTTCTCATACCAGCGATTGCTCTACTTCTTGGATACGAACTGGTCAAGACGAACGCTGTGAAGGTGTTCATCGTGGCATCTTACAACCTGGTGTCGCTGATCATCTTCTTTTTGAACGGGAAGGTGAACGTTCCATACGGCCTGGTCCTTGCCTTTGGAAACATGACGGGGGCCTGGATCGCAGCCAGTTTTTCTGTTAAAAAGGGGGCAAGGTGGGTGAGATGGATCGTCTTTGCAGCGGTGATCGTCGTTGGAATAAGATACGTTTTTTAA
- a CDS encoding ABC transporter ATP-binding protein has translation MYHSSYDTIVFKGGIYLEILKVVNLKKYYGDVKAVDGISFTVERGTVFSLLGPNGAGKTTTVEILEGLRKKDEGEIYYFGEKKESLDSETKRKIGVCLQKSAFFDNLTVLETLKLFRGLYGKGLKLSEVVDLFQLEKIERRRVKTLSGGQLQRLAVAVAFINDPEIVFLDEPTTGLDPQARRQIWSVIEHFKNQGKTIFLTTHYMEEAEKLSDYVCIMDHGKIIAEGTPSSLINSSGLKTVVEFDSDQNVDVKYLEKKDGHYVVETDTPEDLIKELLRRWNVSNIVIRKPNLEDVFLKLTGRDLRE, from the coding sequence ATGTATCACAGTAGTTATGATACCATTGTGTTCAAAGGGGGGATATACTTGGAGATTCTGAAGGTTGTAAATCTCAAGAAGTACTATGGTGATGTGAAAGCGGTGGATGGAATTAGTTTCACTGTGGAGCGCGGGACAGTTTTCTCCCTTCTTGGTCCCAACGGTGCTGGAAAGACCACAACTGTGGAAATACTCGAGGGTCTCAGAAAGAAAGACGAGGGGGAGATCTACTATTTCGGCGAAAAGAAAGAATCTCTGGACAGTGAAACCAAAAGGAAAATCGGTGTGTGTCTTCAGAAGAGTGCTTTTTTCGATAACCTCACCGTCTTGGAAACGCTGAAACTCTTCCGTGGCCTTTACGGAAAGGGACTGAAGCTGTCTGAGGTGGTGGATCTATTTCAACTGGAAAAGATCGAAAGAAGGAGAGTTAAGACACTCTCTGGAGGTCAACTTCAGAGGCTGGCTGTCGCCGTCGCCTTCATCAACGATCCTGAAATCGTGTTCCTCGATGAGCCAACAACAGGGCTTGATCCACAGGCAAGAAGGCAGATCTGGAGCGTCATAGAGCACTTCAAAAATCAGGGAAAAACGATCTTTCTCACGACTCACTATATGGAAGAAGCAGAAAAACTCTCCGATTACGTTTGCATAATGGATCACGGAAAGATCATAGCAGAAGGAACGCCGTCTTCCCTCATAAACTCTTCCGGTTTAAAAACCGTGGTTGAATTCGACAGCGATCAGAACGTGGATGTGAAGTATCTGGAGAAAAAAGACGGCCATTACGTTGTCGAGACAGACACTCCCGAAGACCTCATAAAAGAACTTTTGAGAAGATGGAACGTTTCGAACATAGTGATAAGAAAGCCCAACCTCGAAGACGTTTTTCTGAAACTCACAGGCAGGGATTTGAGAGAATGA